The Corythoichthys intestinalis isolate RoL2023-P3 chromosome 1, ASM3026506v1, whole genome shotgun sequence genome has a segment encoding these proteins:
- the LOC130917855 gene encoding small EDRK-rich factor 2-like, with amino-acid sequence MTRGNQRELARQKAAKKANESGKGKRSDDGLSAAARKQRDAEIMQQKQKKADGGEKDNPKSK; translated from the exons ATGACCA GGGGAAATCAGCGTGAGCTGGCACGCCAAAAGGCTGCCAAGAAGGCTAATGAGAGCGGCAAAGGGAAGAGAAGTGACGATGGACTCTCGGCTGCCGCTCGGAAGCAGAG GGATGCTGAAATAATGCAGCAAAAGCAGAAAAAGGCAGATGGTGGCGAGAAAGATAACCCAAAGTCCAAGTGA